In a single window of the Leptospira sanjuanensis genome:
- the uvrB gene encoding excinuclease ABC subunit UvrB, with translation MAAVFKIHSAYQPAGDQVKAIENIASSFKKGEEKVTLVGVTGSGKTFTMAQVIQNLGLPTLVLSHNKTLAAQLFREFKEFFPENAVEYFVSYYDYYQPEAYVPSSDTFIEKDSSINEEIDKLRLRATSSLLEREDVVIVSSVSCIYGLGSPEEYTNSVVALKVGDTIERDAVIRKLLHIQYNRNDIDFSRGNFRVRGDSIEIYPAYHTDGIRIEFFGDEIDSISRINPVTAQTLLKLEKAYIYPAKHFITSGPKVKEAVENIRSEMEMQADFFRKNNKLLEAERITSRTNYDMEMLQEMGYCNGIENYSRHLTGRKAGERPACLIDYFQGEFLLIVDESHVTIPQIGGMFAGDKARKQTLVDFGFRLPSALDNRPLNFNEFESLTPKTLYVSATPAEYELEKSTKVVEQIIRPTGLLDPIVEVRPTKNQIEDLLVEIRKRIEAGERVLVTTLTKKMSEDLTDYYEEIGLKVAYLHSEVETLDRVAIIRDLRKGIHDVLIGINLLREGLDIPEVSLVAILDADKEGFLRNYKSLIQTIGRAARNVNGTAILYADKMTDSMAKAIDETKRRRHIQEEHNLKFGITPLTIKKEVSDIIEREEKEQTSEDLILEDVDKKFNSKKFPNKEELKDKLREEMMKAAKDLDFERAAILRDKMLSIQTGDSSAEN, from the coding sequence CTCTTCCTTTAAAAAAGGAGAAGAAAAAGTCACCCTCGTGGGCGTGACCGGTTCCGGTAAAACGTTTACGATGGCTCAGGTGATTCAGAATCTAGGATTGCCTACGCTCGTCTTGTCGCATAACAAAACTTTGGCGGCGCAGCTCTTCCGTGAATTCAAGGAATTCTTTCCCGAAAACGCGGTGGAATACTTCGTTTCGTATTACGATTATTATCAACCGGAAGCGTATGTCCCTTCTTCCGATACGTTTATCGAAAAGGACAGCTCGATCAACGAAGAGATCGATAAACTCAGGTTGCGCGCGACTTCTTCCCTTTTGGAACGGGAGGACGTGGTCATCGTTAGTTCTGTTTCCTGCATCTACGGTTTGGGTTCGCCGGAAGAATATACGAATTCGGTTGTCGCATTAAAAGTGGGCGATACGATAGAGCGCGACGCGGTGATCCGCAAACTTCTTCATATTCAATACAATCGCAACGACATCGATTTTTCGAGGGGAAACTTCCGCGTAAGAGGGGATTCGATCGAAATTTATCCTGCATACCATACCGACGGAATTCGGATCGAATTTTTCGGGGACGAGATCGACTCGATCAGCAGAATCAATCCGGTAACGGCGCAAACGCTTCTTAAATTAGAAAAAGCGTATATATATCCCGCAAAACACTTCATCACTTCCGGTCCCAAGGTCAAAGAAGCCGTGGAAAACATCCGTTCCGAAATGGAAATGCAGGCGGATTTTTTTAGAAAGAACAACAAACTTCTCGAAGCGGAACGCATCACTTCCCGTACGAATTACGATATGGAAATGCTTCAGGAAATGGGATACTGCAACGGAATCGAAAACTATTCCAGACATTTAACGGGAAGAAAAGCGGGAGAACGTCCCGCTTGCCTCATCGACTATTTTCAGGGAGAATTCCTTTTGATCGTGGACGAGTCGCACGTTACGATTCCTCAGATAGGAGGAATGTTTGCGGGGGATAAGGCCCGCAAACAGACGTTAGTCGACTTCGGTTTTCGTCTTCCGAGCGCGCTCGACAACCGTCCTTTGAACTTCAACGAATTCGAATCATTGACTCCGAAAACGTTGTATGTTTCCGCGACTCCGGCAGAATACGAATTGGAAAAAAGTACCAAAGTTGTGGAGCAGATCATTCGTCCCACCGGACTTTTGGATCCGATCGTGGAAGTGCGTCCCACTAAAAATCAGATCGAAGATCTTCTCGTCGAAATCCGTAAACGGATCGAAGCGGGAGAACGCGTTTTGGTGACGACTCTCACGAAAAAAATGTCGGAAGATTTGACGGATTATTACGAGGAGATCGGTTTGAAGGTCGCTTATCTCCACTCCGAAGTGGAAACCTTGGATCGTGTCGCGATCATCCGCGATTTGCGGAAGGGGATTCACGACGTTCTGATCGGGATCAATCTTTTACGGGAAGGTTTGGATATTCCCGAGGTTTCTTTGGTCGCGATTTTGGACGCGGACAAGGAAGGTTTTTTAAGAAATTATAAATCTCTCATACAGACCATCGGCCGTGCGGCGAGAAACGTGAACGGAACCGCGATTCTTTACGCGGATAAGATGACAGACTCGATGGCTAAGGCGATCGACGAAACGAAACGGCGGAGACATATTCAGGAAGAACACAACCTGAAGTTCGGAATCACTCCGCTCACCATCAAAAAAGAAGTCAGCGACATCATAGAAAGGGAAGAAAAAGAACAAACCTCCGAAGACCTGATTCTCGAAGACGTGGACAAGAAATTCAATTCCAAGAAATTCCCGAACAAGGAAGAATTGAAGGATAAACTCCGCGAAGAGATGATGAAGGCCGCCAAGGATCTGGACTTTGAAAGAGCCGCGATCTTACGGGATAAGATGTTGTCGATTCAGACGGGCGATTCTTCCGCAGAAAACTAA
- a CDS encoding aldo/keto reductase has protein sequence MKQRKLGAQGPLVSEIGLGCMGMSDFYGTKETRDRGESIRTIHAALDAGISLLNTGDFYGIGHNELLIAEALKSVSNRPLISVKFGAMRTPQGGFTGYDARPAAVKNFAAYSLTRLGAEAIDIYQPSRVDPTIPIEETVGAIKELIEEGKVRYLGLSEASPENIRRAHKIHPVTALEIEYSLATRLIEKEILSTARELGIGIVAYGVLSRGLLTGKISGQLENGDFRNHSPRFMGKNLESNLERVNLLQELAKEKGCSPAQLAIAWVLHQGNDIVPLIGSTKTGSLKENLGALNVSLNREELNRISEAFPDGSFQGERYPALQMQTVAK, from the coding sequence ATGAAGCAAAGAAAGTTAGGAGCACAAGGACCGCTCGTTTCCGAAATCGGTCTCGGTTGTATGGGAATGTCGGACTTTTACGGCACAAAGGAGACTCGAGACCGGGGCGAAAGCATTCGCACGATTCACGCCGCTCTGGATGCGGGGATCAGTCTTCTGAACACGGGGGATTTTTACGGGATCGGGCACAACGAGTTGTTGATTGCGGAGGCATTGAAGTCGGTCTCGAACCGACCGCTGATCAGCGTAAAGTTCGGGGCGATGAGAACTCCGCAAGGAGGGTTTACGGGTTACGACGCAAGACCCGCCGCGGTCAAAAATTTCGCCGCGTACTCTCTAACCCGACTTGGAGCGGAAGCGATCGACATCTATCAACCGTCCCGCGTGGATCCGACCATACCGATCGAAGAAACGGTGGGCGCGATCAAAGAGCTGATCGAGGAAGGAAAAGTGCGTTATCTCGGATTATCGGAGGCTTCTCCCGAAAATATACGACGTGCGCATAAAATTCATCCCGTGACCGCGTTGGAGATCGAATACTCGTTGGCTACGAGGTTGATCGAAAAGGAAATTCTTTCCACAGCAAGAGAACTCGGAATCGGCATCGTCGCGTACGGAGTTCTGTCCAGAGGGCTTCTTACCGGAAAAATTTCGGGCCAACTGGAAAACGGAGATTTTAGAAATCATTCCCCTCGCTTTATGGGAAAAAACCTTGAATCCAATCTGGAGCGGGTCAATCTGCTTCAAGAACTCGCAAAGGAAAAAGGCTGTAGTCCCGCACAACTCGCGATCGCTTGGGTGCTTCATCAAGGAAACGATATCGTTCCTTTGATCGGTTCCACAAAGACGGGAAGTCTGAAAGAAAACTTAGGAGCGCTGAACGTATCTCTCAATCGCGAAGAATTGAATCGAATCTCGGAAGCGTTTCCGGACGGTTCCTTCCAAGGAGAAAGATATCCCGCGCTTCAGATGCAGACCGTAGCCAAATGA
- a CDS encoding trimeric intracellular cation channel family protein produces the protein MDLSYYIELTGVGFFAISGALAAAEKKGHHHDIFSAFFTGFITAIGGGTLRDITLGNYPVAWVRDENVLWAIFIGFIVTLLFARYWGRFRREMFLFDSIGIGIYTVIGTKISLATGVNPFGSVILGMISAIFGGVIRDTLINEVPLIFRKEIYATACLAGATLYILLGYLNVNSDWNMGLSVLLVVTIRIVAVRFNLSLPLFRLPY, from the coding sequence ATGGATTTATCATATTATATCGAACTGACCGGAGTCGGTTTTTTTGCGATTTCGGGCGCGTTGGCCGCGGCCGAAAAGAAGGGACATCATCACGATATTTTCAGCGCGTTTTTTACGGGCTTTATCACCGCGATCGGAGGAGGAACTCTGAGAGACATCACCCTCGGCAATTATCCGGTCGCTTGGGTTCGGGATGAAAACGTACTCTGGGCGATCTTTATCGGCTTTATCGTCACTCTTTTGTTCGCTCGCTATTGGGGAAGATTTCGGAGGGAGATGTTTCTCTTCGATTCCATCGGAATCGGCATTTATACGGTGATCGGAACGAAGATCTCACTTGCAACCGGAGTCAATCCGTTCGGATCGGTCATTCTCGGAATGATCTCAGCGATTTTCGGAGGAGTGATTCGAGACACTTTGATCAACGAAGTCCCCTTGATCTTTCGAAAGGAAATTTACGCGACCGCTTGTCTTGCGGGCGCTACGCTCTATATTCTATTAGGATATTTGAATGTGAATTCCGACTGGAACATGGGACTTTCCGTTCTTTTAGTCGTGACGATCCGAATCGTGGCGGTACGTTTTAATTTATCCCTTCCATTGTTCCGTCTTCCGTATTAG
- a CDS encoding TetR/AcrR family transcriptional regulator, translating to MPRTGLTPDELYNKALDSTEEEIRRNGVERLKLTDIARELNVSHAALYKFFSDKQSLLDEVSKRWLDRIDRELERISKQNSPVETILTEWFTTLHTMKREKVLSDPRLFGAFNLSAEKTRPFVVSHLDHMAKLLEDLVQTGISNGTFHCSNAKEGARILFEGTASFHHPRLVLESIEEDRRQALDALLKTLIAGLKSKS from the coding sequence ATGCCCAGAACAGGCTTAACGCCGGACGAACTTTATAACAAGGCGCTCGATTCGACGGAGGAAGAAATCCGACGCAACGGAGTCGAACGTCTCAAGCTGACCGACATTGCAAGAGAGCTCAATGTCAGTCACGCGGCTCTCTATAAATTTTTTTCGGACAAACAGTCTCTTCTGGACGAGGTTTCCAAACGGTGGTTGGATAGAATCGATCGGGAATTGGAAAGAATTTCGAAACAGAATTCTCCGGTCGAAACGATCCTCACCGAATGGTTCACAACCTTACACACGATGAAACGTGAAAAGGTTCTTTCCGATCCGCGCCTTTTCGGCGCGTTCAACCTCTCCGCCGAAAAAACGAGACCTTTTGTGGTTTCCCACCTCGACCACATGGCAAAGCTGCTTGAAGACTTAGTACAAACGGGAATTTCAAACGGAACGTTTCATTGTTCGAACGCGAAAGAAGGAGCGAGAATTCTCTTCGAAGGAACCGCGTCTTTTCACCATCCTCGTTTGGTTTTGGAATCGATCGAAGAGGATCGCAGACAGGCGTTAGACGCTCTTTTGAAAACCTTGATTGCGGGTTTGAAATCGAAATCTTGA
- a CDS encoding LIC_10730 family protein, translating into MNRTFVLHSLLIFFLCVAVPNLGCLVRVDWDANEKNVKKSPSPDAFPTAEDANLTQAERAKLIREGKLTPLSPDGLSLIHGRDSGFSYEHACTQLLAKCQGNCMEEWYPFTSIFLPIIGYRSAKQRQCMDRCNQFCKLPSRILSGETSTTPTTPGPQSQ; encoded by the coding sequence ATGAACCGTACATTCGTTCTTCATTCTTTATTGATTTTCTTTTTATGCGTCGCTGTTCCGAACCTGGGTTGTCTCGTTCGAGTGGATTGGGACGCAAACGAGAAGAATGTCAAAAAATCCCCTTCTCCCGATGCGTTTCCGACGGCGGAGGACGCAAACCTTACGCAGGCGGAACGAGCGAAGCTGATAAGGGAAGGAAAGCTGACGCCTCTTTCTCCGGACGGCCTCTCATTGATTCACGGCCGAGATTCCGGTTTTTCCTACGAACACGCCTGCACGCAACTTCTTGCAAAGTGCCAGGGGAATTGTATGGAGGAATGGTATCCGTTCACGTCCATTTTCTTGCCGATCATCGGTTACAGAAGCGCGAAACAAAGACAATGTATGGACCGATGCAATCAATTCTGCAAACTTCCGAGTAGAATTCTTTCGGGAGAAACAAGCACAACTCCGACGACTCCCGGCCCTCAAAGTCAGTGA
- a CDS encoding DJ-1/PfpI family protein has protein sequence MPANFSIGIFIFSGVTQLDFTGPYEVFSRIPNAKVFLFAQTKGAITTESGMKFIPDYDFSDCPDLDILLVPGGSGTTILMEEFEVLDFLKEKAEKSKFITSVCTGSLVLAAAGLLDGYKATTHWLSLDVLKLFPVQISGERFVKDRNRITGGGVTAGIDFALFLTAEFFGTDLAEEIQLMIEYNPAPPFTSGHPTTATSHLVEKVKSSRETAQNRRKAAAIRVLEARPRN, from the coding sequence ATGCCCGCGAACTTCTCTATCGGAATCTTTATCTTTTCCGGCGTCACACAACTCGACTTCACCGGACCTTACGAAGTGTTTTCGAGAATCCCGAACGCTAAGGTTTTTCTTTTTGCGCAAACGAAAGGGGCGATCACTACGGAATCGGGAATGAAGTTCATCCCCGATTATGATTTTTCGGATTGTCCCGATCTGGACATTCTTCTCGTTCCGGGCGGCTCCGGCACGACGATCTTAATGGAAGAATTCGAGGTTCTTGATTTTTTAAAAGAGAAAGCGGAGAAGTCCAAGTTCATCACTTCCGTCTGCACGGGTTCCTTGGTTCTCGCGGCGGCGGGTCTTCTCGACGGTTACAAAGCGACCACACACTGGCTTTCTTTGGATGTTTTAAAATTATTTCCGGTCCAGATCTCGGGAGAACGTTTCGTAAAGGATCGAAACAGAATCACCGGCGGCGGCGTTACCGCAGGAATCGACTTTGCGCTTTTCCTAACCGCCGAATTTTTCGGAACCGATCTTGCGGAAGAAATTCAATTGATGATCGAATACAATCCGGCCCCTCCGTTTACTTCCGGCCATCCTACGACGGCGACTTCTCATTTGGTTGAGAAGGTGAAGTCAAGTCGGGAGACCGCTCAGAATCGTCGGAAGGCCGCCGCGATCCGAGTCTTAGAAGCGCGACCGAGAAATTAA
- a CDS encoding rhomboid family intramembrane serine protease — translation MITILICLVTFGLSVWCFASEEKLGKFILTPYRLERDKNYYTLLTSGFIHADWMHLIFNMVSFYSFGKNLELTVGPIKFLIFYLGTILITSVISWKKNSDNPLYATLGASGGVCGVLFATILFYPGLSLYMMFIPIPIPGAIYAVLYLVYTYFSSRNAASDGINHDAHLWGALCGIAFALLLEPEIIGRVLRNMTGGGEG, via the coding sequence TTGATTACGATACTGATTTGTCTTGTCACTTTCGGTTTGAGCGTTTGGTGTTTTGCCTCCGAGGAAAAACTCGGAAAATTCATTCTAACACCGTATCGATTGGAGAGGGATAAGAATTATTACACGCTTCTTACTTCCGGTTTTATTCACGCCGATTGGATGCATTTGATCTTCAACATGGTTTCGTTTTATTCTTTCGGGAAGAATCTGGAGCTGACCGTGGGGCCGATCAAGTTTTTGATTTTTTATTTAGGAACGATTCTGATTACGAGCGTCATTTCCTGGAAAAAGAATTCGGATAACCCGCTTTATGCGACCCTCGGAGCGTCGGGCGGCGTTTGCGGAGTTTTGTTCGCTACGATTCTGTTTTATCCGGGTTTGTCGCTTTATATGATGTTTATTCCGATCCCGATTCCCGGCGCGATCTACGCCGTTCTTTATCTCGTATATACGTATTTTTCTTCGCGAAACGCGGCGTCGGATGGAATCAATCACGACGCGCATCTTTGGGGTGCGTTATGCGGAATTGCATTTGCCCTTTTACTGGAACCCGAAATCATCGGCAGGGTTTTGAGAAATATGACGGGCGGCGGAGAAGGTTAA
- a CDS encoding neutral/alkaline non-lysosomal ceramidase N-terminal domain-containing protein, whose product MKKENWKIAFILLICSAFAECSEKKNDNDAILSLLNEEIASTNLNGHKPNNGQTLLTSTAPDVFLIGAGKADITGPFVQSSTGYNSPGDQMSGLAMRLFSRAFVIERPGGNTVAIVTNDMLHMYQSVKKDTLLILWKLRWETILSRRSPKVRWEIQVRISRIPRTSRNRF is encoded by the coding sequence ATGAAAAAAGAGAATTGGAAAATCGCATTTATACTACTAATCTGCTCTGCATTTGCGGAATGTTCCGAAAAGAAAAACGACAACGACGCAATCTTATCGTTGCTAAACGAAGAAATCGCTTCCACAAATCTAAACGGTCACAAGCCTAACAACGGACAGACACTTCTTACGTCGACTGCGCCTGACGTATTTCTAATCGGAGCGGGAAAGGCGGACATTACCGGTCCGTTTGTTCAATCAAGCACCGGCTACAATAGTCCCGGAGATCAAATGTCCGGTCTGGCGATGCGTCTGTTTTCAAGAGCCTTTGTCATCGAACGCCCGGGAGGAAACACGGTCGCAATCGTTACGAACGACATGCTTCACATGTATCAAAGCGTAAAAAAGGATACGCTTCTTATCTTGTGGAAACTTCGATGGGAAACAATTTTGTCGCGGCGTTCCCCCAAGGTCCGATGGGAGATTCAAGTCCGAATCAGCCGAATCCCGCGGACATCACGAAACCGTTTCTAA
- a CDS encoding neutral/alkaline non-lysosomal ceramidase C-terminal domain-containing protein, which produces MGDSSPNQPNPADITKPFLRPNDLDPNLDALENPIVHGTQWTTIATDNNPYTAFDWVRTGGDLSPTSEVTITWLIRNQSPGTYRIVYNGLAKQFWVFFWTYKKVTGISKEFILQ; this is translated from the coding sequence ATGGGAGATTCAAGTCCGAATCAGCCGAATCCCGCGGACATCACGAAACCGTTTCTAAGACCGAACGACTTAGATCCGAATCTCGACGCTCTGGAAAATCCGATCGTTCACGGAACCCAATGGACTACGATCGCTACGGATAACAACCCTTATACGGCGTTCGATTGGGTAAGAACGGGAGGAGATCTTTCGCCTACTTCGGAAGTTACGATCACTTGGCTGATTCGGAATCAAAGTCCGGGAACATACAGAATCGTCTACAACGGTCTTGCAAAACAATTCTGGGTATTCTTTTGGACCTATAAAAAAGTCACGGGTATATCCAAAGAATTCATATTGCAGTAA
- a CDS encoding HAD-IA family hydrolase has translation MRYHKYLFLDVGDTILHLKKSAGETYLEVLLEAGLKKEKNAGEVYRKAFSESWHRMNENAPPEHRDKYQHHPGGTPGWWKELLEDFLERIPDRVSIEKAFPIIYHRFADPELWTVDPGFWDLKDHCKNENWGLGVISNWDHRLKALLEAKGILEYLNPVIVSAEFGYEKPSPKIFEEAMRLVELPGESLVYCGDKYDLDVAVPKSLGWRSYLKKKDGDIQTLSELIEHL, from the coding sequence GTGCGTTATCATAAATATCTGTTCTTGGACGTGGGTGACACGATTCTTCATCTGAAAAAATCGGCGGGTGAGACTTATCTTGAAGTCCTTTTGGAAGCCGGTTTAAAAAAAGAAAAGAATGCGGGAGAAGTCTATCGGAAGGCTTTTTCCGAATCTTGGCATAGGATGAATGAGAATGCACCGCCTGAACATCGCGACAAATACCAACATCATCCGGGAGGGACGCCGGGTTGGTGGAAGGAACTGCTCGAGGATTTTTTGGAAAGAATTCCGGATCGTGTATCGATTGAAAAAGCCTTTCCGATCATCTATCATAGATTTGCGGACCCGGAGCTTTGGACCGTCGATCCTGGATTTTGGGATCTCAAGGATCATTGTAAAAATGAGAATTGGGGACTCGGCGTGATTTCGAATTGGGATCACAGACTCAAAGCGCTTCTGGAAGCGAAAGGAATATTAGAATATTTGAATCCGGTAATCGTAAGCGCCGAGTTCGGTTACGAAAAGCCGTCTCCGAAGATTTTTGAGGAAGCGATGCGTCTTGTGGAACTTCCGGGAGAATCCCTCGTATATTGCGGAGATAAATACGATCTCGACGTCGCCGTTCCGAAATCGCTCGGTTGGAGGTCGTATTTGAAAAAGAAAGACGGAGATATTCAAACGCTTTCCGAATTGATAGAACATTTATAA
- a CDS encoding serine hydrolase domain-containing protein: protein MRIWLFLIWIGFVLSCASTQPEGEVALRSAARSFAPKQLNRTPFEGFPIGLPEEAGLDSAPLLRLSKSIRDEGIEVRSLLVFKDGKLVMERYAGGVTRDHNHSVYSVTKTVTSTLLGILNLEGVLKNVDEPVMNSLRSLGNLPFPLLDGKESLKLRDVLHMASGMRWSEFPEREDIRTAEDPLVIALLPEVKDKPGTKFDYSNGDSQLAAAVLENKAGMTLLQFAEKTLFAWLDFKGYEWYTSPSGRQTAGFGLRLKPIDMLKLGVLYLDNGIYRGKKILKSDWIKQAIRPGASQNYGYQLWMHQFEGKKTFMANGKGSQFVYVIPHRRMVIVATSAIWDKPISFLLDKILAGVKESLDSKDKKKNPEKEEAFLREIHEASITIGNSALWKDLDEPHLIHHKH from the coding sequence ATGAGAATTTGGCTTTTTTTGATTTGGATCGGATTTGTTCTTTCCTGCGCCTCCACCCAGCCCGAGGGAGAAGTCGCTTTGCGGAGCGCGGCCCGTTCGTTCGCTCCGAAACAATTGAATCGAACTCCTTTCGAAGGATTTCCGATCGGCCTTCCCGAAGAAGCCGGTTTGGATTCAGCCCCGCTACTTCGCTTATCAAAATCGATACGCGACGAAGGAATCGAAGTCCGCTCTCTTCTGGTCTTTAAAGACGGCAAACTCGTGATGGAACGTTACGCGGGAGGTGTGACACGCGACCACAATCACAGCGTTTATTCCGTGACGAAAACTGTCACTTCCACCTTACTCGGAATTCTCAACTTGGAAGGCGTTCTGAAAAACGTGGACGAACCAGTGATGAATTCTTTGCGTTCTCTCGGCAATCTTCCCTTTCCTCTTTTGGATGGAAAAGAATCCTTAAAACTCAGAGACGTTCTTCACATGGCTTCCGGAATGCGTTGGTCCGAGTTTCCCGAACGGGAAGACATTCGCACCGCGGAAGATCCTCTCGTCATCGCATTGCTTCCCGAAGTGAAGGATAAACCCGGTACGAAGTTCGATTACAGCAACGGAGATTCTCAACTTGCCGCCGCGGTTTTGGAAAACAAAGCGGGTATGACCTTGCTCCAGTTTGCGGAAAAGACTTTGTTCGCTTGGCTCGATTTCAAAGGATATGAATGGTATACTTCTCCGTCGGGAAGACAAACCGCGGGTTTCGGTTTAAGACTCAAGCCGATCGACATGTTGAAGTTAGGCGTTCTGTATTTGGATAACGGAATTTACCGAGGTAAAAAAATCCTCAAGTCCGACTGGATCAAACAGGCGATTCGACCGGGGGCGTCGCAGAATTACGGTTATCAATTGTGGATGCACCAGTTCGAAGGCAAAAAAACGTTTATGGCGAACGGAAAGGGAAGTCAGTTCGTGTATGTGATTCCTCACCGAAGAATGGTGATCGTGGCCACTTCGGCGATTTGGGACAAACCGATTTCGTTTCTTCTGGATAAGATTCTTGCGGGCGTAAAGGAATCTTTGGATTCGAAAGATAAGAAAAAAAATCCGGAAAAGGAAGAAGCATTCTTAAGGGAAATTCACGAGGCTTCGATTACGATCGGAAATTCGGCGTTATGGAAGGACTTGGACGAACCGCATCTGATTCATCATAAACATTAA
- the cutA gene encoding divalent-cation tolerance protein CutA: MADSKEIVVFTTLSDRDLAEIQISEMLQEGIIISGTIFPEVTLMYQWDGKIAMDTENKIMIKARSDQYPKIEEFIMKHHPYLAPEIIRLDVSFGSENYRKFIKTKIDKAG; this comes from the coding sequence ATGGCCGACTCAAAAGAAATCGTCGTATTTACAACGCTAAGCGATCGGGATCTCGCGGAGATTCAGATTTCAGAAATGCTTCAGGAAGGGATCATCATATCGGGAACGATTTTTCCCGAAGTTACGTTGATGTATCAGTGGGACGGAAAGATCGCGATGGATACGGAAAACAAGATCATGATTAAGGCGAGATCGGATCAATATCCTAAAATCGAAGAATTCATCATGAAACATCACCCATACCTCGCTCCGGAAATCATCCGTCTCGACGTAAGTTTCGGAAGCGAGAACTATCGTAAATTCATTAAAACGAAGATCGATAAGGCGGGTTGA